In Streptomyces nodosus, one DNA window encodes the following:
- a CDS encoding GTP-binding protein produces the protein MDFASSDGGRATTSAKIVVAGGFGVGKTTFVGAVSEINPLRTEAVMTSASAGIDDLTHTGDKTTTTVAMDFGRITLDQDLILYLFGTPGQDRFWFMWDDLVRGAIGAVVLVDTRRLADCFPAVDYFENSGLPFVVALNGFDGHQPYAPEEVREALQIGPDAPIITTDARHRADAKSALITLVEHALMARLR, from the coding sequence GTGGACTTCGCAAGCTCTGACGGGGGGCGGGCCACCACCTCCGCGAAGATCGTGGTGGCGGGAGGCTTCGGCGTCGGTAAAACCACGTTCGTGGGTGCCGTCTCGGAGATCAACCCCCTTCGTACGGAGGCCGTCATGACGTCCGCGTCCGCGGGCATCGACGACCTCACCCACACCGGGGACAAGACCACCACCACGGTGGCCATGGACTTCGGCCGTATCACCCTGGACCAGGACCTGATCCTGTACCTCTTCGGTACCCCGGGCCAGGACCGCTTCTGGTTCATGTGGGACGACCTGGTCCGCGGCGCCATCGGCGCCGTCGTCCTGGTCGACACCCGCCGCCTCGCCGACTGCTTCCCCGCAGTCGACTACTTCGAGAACTCGGGTCTCCCGTTCGTCGTCGCCCTCAACGGCTTCGACGGGCACCAGCCCTACGCTCCCGAAGAGGTGCGGGAGGCGCTGCAGATCGGACCCGACGCCCCGATCATCACCACCGACGCACGGCACCGTGCGGACGCGAAGAGCGCACTGATCACCCTGGTGGAGCACGCGCTCATGGCACGACTGCGGTAG
- a CDS encoding DUF742 domain-containing protein, which produces MTPPPASHDPYAEPYGDEGDQPLVRPYAMTGGRTRPRYQLAIEALISTTADPAQLMGLLPEHQRICHLCREVKSVAEVSALLSMPLGVARILVADLAEAGLVAIHQPGGDENNGGAPDVTLLERVLSGLRKL; this is translated from the coding sequence ATGACCCCGCCCCCCGCTTCTCACGATCCGTACGCAGAGCCGTACGGGGACGAGGGCGACCAGCCGTTGGTCCGTCCCTATGCGATGACGGGCGGGCGCACCAGGCCCCGCTATCAACTCGCGATAGAGGCGCTGATCAGCACAACGGCCGATCCGGCCCAGCTGATGGGACTGTTGCCGGAGCATCAGCGGATCTGCCACCTGTGCCGTGAGGTGAAGTCGGTGGCCGAGGTGTCGGCTCTTCTGTCCATGCCACTCGGTGTGGCACGGATCCTGGTGGCGGACCTCGCGGAAGCAGGGCTGGTCGCGATCCACCAGCCTGGTGGCGACGAGAACAACGGCGGTGCGCCGGACGTGACACTGCTCGAAAGGGTGCTCAGTGGACTTCGCAAGCTCTGA
- a CDS encoding roadblock/LC7 domain-containing protein yields the protein MSQAAQNLNWLITNFVDNTPGVSHTVVVSADGLLLAMSEGFPRDRADQLAAVASGLTSLTGGASRIFEGGTVTQTVVEMERGFLFLMSISDGSSLAVLAHPECDIGLVGYEMALLVDRAGAVLTPDLRAELQGSLLH from the coding sequence ATGAGCCAGGCGGCACAGAACCTCAACTGGTTGATCACCAACTTCGTGGACAACACCCCCGGGGTGTCCCACACCGTCGTCGTGTCCGCCGACGGACTCCTTCTGGCGATGTCCGAAGGCTTCCCACGCGACCGCGCCGACCAACTCGCGGCCGTGGCCTCCGGGCTCACCTCACTGACCGGAGGTGCGTCCCGGATCTTCGAGGGCGGCACGGTGACGCAGACCGTGGTCGAGATGGAGCGGGGATTCCTCTTCCTCATGTCCATCTCGGACGGTTCGTCGCTCGCCGTGCTCGCCCACCCCGAATGCGACATCGGCCTCGTCGGTTACGAGATGGCGCTTCTGGTCGACCGGGCCGGCGCGGTCCTCACCCCTGACCTGCGCGCCGAACTCCAGGGCAGCCTGCTGCACTGA
- a CDS encoding sensor histidine kinase, translated as MQGRFKRDGSASAEPEPHGGTGPMAVSSSPQHAQNPGPTPSGGGADRAGRGGTPAAPTPTEPPKNTPAIDSGSRIALRNWRISTRLVSLLALPVVAATTLGGMRISENMDQIEQLDNMKLLTEMTTQATQLAAALQEERDQSAGPLAHGANASDFTVKGVRDRTDRAKQTFLEGTQEIGDATDQGRLSGVRDSIVGIASELNNLSAIRANAYKSARNSTQTVEAYHRLIDHLLSLSQDMAEATSNPEMIQRTRALAAFSTSKEYASMQRAVIAAALPANNTTFGDLSENDRQYALSALESQDSQLDSFRSIYGEGVDELLKPIDQASPTIEKADAYAGHILKSAAGLKNEDKHSYKDWIDDDSAKIQQMKSIEGQLLEEMEQKARGLKSASQREAIISGALILLVLGVSLVGAFVVARSMIRSLRRLQDTATKVAQERLPELVKQLSDSDPQDVDTSVESVGVHSRDEIGQVAAAFDDVHREAVRLAAEQALLRGNVNAMFTNLSRRSQGLIQRQLSLISELESREADPDQLSSLFKLDHLATRMRRNGENLLVLAGEEPGRRWTRPVPLVDVLRAAASEVEQYERIELASVPGTEVAGRVVNDLVHLLAELLENATSFSSPQTKVKVTGHALPDGRVLIEIHDTGIGLSPEDLAQINERLAAPPTVDVSVSRRMGLFVVGRLSQRHGIRIQLRPSDSGGTTALVMLPVDVAQGGKKPAPGKPGQGAPQSGGPAAAQAAAGAAAARRQAQQGGGASGPAGGRGLGAAPQRGQVGPGQGQRAALPGNAPGGRPGGPGGQQGGGGLFEQGSAPTPQQGRTAPAGAGGGAFGQGGADPFQPAQGFQDSGPRQGGFGDGAPGQRQGGGFGDDRQTGAPQQQQQPQRAKERGGRRRPQLPGRGGPRAELPGGSPQQRTPSWSDENAQPPAPRASLDAPRGHEEPDALSATSQMPRIDDRQGPGSTSEFPRPDFNAPPPGAGDANDGGQFVRSDVFGSSGHGGPSQYPAVGQQGTGQYPAVGHQDTGQYPAAGQQGQYPATGQQGTGQYPAVGGHQDTGQFPAPGQQGQYPATGQQGTGQYPAVGGHQGTGQYPAAGHAQDPAATGQFAAQGYDASGTGQFAAQQGYGNAQDPAATGQFDRSRTGGEGYGASRQPAPQRPARRQEPEALPPAPSPAQGDGRTPLYDNLETNWFHGQQGQAPGQQAPAQQTPQQRAPQQQTPQQPAPQRQAPQQRAQQQTPQQQASQRQAPAAWRSSPNDELVRQAERVRQPASGGVTTSGLPRRVPRANLVPGTAQQQQNHTGPQVSRAPDDVRGRLTNLRRGIAQGRQANTGQTGDFPSPTHQQER; from the coding sequence GTGCAGGGACGTTTCAAGAGGGATGGCAGCGCTTCGGCGGAGCCGGAGCCGCACGGCGGGACTGGCCCCATGGCCGTCAGCTCCTCGCCCCAGCACGCCCAGAACCCGGGACCGACACCGTCCGGCGGCGGCGCTGACCGCGCCGGGCGCGGCGGTACGCCCGCGGCCCCCACACCCACCGAACCACCCAAGAACACCCCCGCGATCGACTCCGGCTCGCGCATAGCCCTGCGCAACTGGCGCATCTCCACGCGTCTGGTGTCGCTGCTCGCTCTCCCCGTGGTCGCCGCGACCACGCTCGGTGGGATGCGCATCAGCGAGAACATGGACCAGATCGAGCAGCTGGACAACATGAAGCTGCTGACGGAGATGACCACGCAGGCGACCCAGCTGGCGGCGGCGCTCCAGGAGGAGCGCGACCAGTCCGCGGGTCCCCTCGCCCACGGCGCGAACGCGAGCGACTTCACGGTCAAGGGCGTCCGCGACAGGACGGACCGCGCCAAGCAGACCTTCCTCGAGGGCACCCAGGAGATCGGTGACGCCACCGACCAGGGCCGGCTCTCCGGCGTCCGCGACAGCATCGTCGGTATCGCGAGTGAGCTGAACAACCTCAGCGCCATCCGGGCCAACGCCTACAAGTCCGCGAGGAACTCGACCCAGACGGTCGAGGCGTACCACCGCCTGATCGACCATCTGCTGAGCCTGTCGCAGGACATGGCCGAGGCGACCAGCAACCCGGAGATGATCCAGCGCACCCGCGCCCTGGCGGCCTTCTCCACCTCCAAGGAGTACGCCTCCATGCAGCGCGCGGTCATCGCGGCCGCGCTGCCCGCCAACAACACCACGTTCGGCGACCTCTCCGAGAACGACCGTCAGTACGCGCTCTCGGCCCTGGAGAGCCAGGACTCCCAGCTGGACAGCTTCCGCAGCATCTACGGCGAGGGCGTCGACGAGCTGCTGAAGCCGATCGACCAGGCGAGCCCGACGATCGAGAAGGCCGACGCCTACGCCGGCCACATCCTGAAGAGTGCCGCCGGCCTCAAGAACGAGGACAAGCACTCGTACAAGGACTGGATCGACGACGACTCGGCGAAGATCCAGCAGATGAAGAGCATCGAGGGCCAGCTCCTGGAGGAGATGGAGCAGAAGGCCCGTGGGCTGAAGAGCGCCTCCCAGCGTGAGGCGATCATCTCCGGTGCGCTGATCCTGCTCGTCCTCGGTGTCTCCCTCGTCGGCGCCTTCGTCGTGGCCCGCTCCATGATCCGGTCACTGCGCCGGCTCCAGGACACCGCCACCAAGGTCGCCCAGGAACGTCTGCCCGAGCTGGTCAAGCAGCTGTCCGACTCCGACCCGCAGGACGTCGACACGTCCGTGGAGTCGGTCGGTGTGCACTCCCGGGACGAGATCGGCCAGGTGGCCGCGGCCTTCGACGACGTGCACCGCGAGGCGGTCCGCCTCGCCGCCGAGCAGGCCCTGCTGCGGGGCAACGTCAACGCGATGTTTACCAACCTCTCGCGTCGCTCCCAGGGTCTGATCCAGCGCCAGCTGTCGCTGATCTCCGAACTGGAGTCCCGCGAGGCCGACCCGGACCAGCTGTCCTCGCTGTTCAAGCTCGACCACCTCGCGACGCGTATGCGCCGTAACGGTGAGAACCTCCTCGTTCTCGCGGGTGAGGAGCCCGGCCGTCGCTGGACCCGCCCGGTCCCGCTGGTCGACGTGCTCCGCGCCGCCGCGTCCGAGGTGGAGCAGTACGAGCGCATCGAGCTGGCCTCGGTCCCCGGGACCGAGGTCGCCGGCCGGGTCGTCAACGACCTCGTGCACCTGCTCGCCGAGCTGCTGGAGAACGCCACCTCGTTCTCCTCCCCCCAGACCAAGGTCAAGGTCACCGGTCATGCGCTGCCCGACGGCCGGGTGCTGATCGAGATCCACGACACCGGTATCGGTCTGTCCCCCGAGGACCTCGCCCAGATCAACGAGCGGCTCGCCGCTCCGCCCACGGTGGACGTCTCCGTCTCCCGCCGCATGGGCCTCTTCGTGGTCGGTCGTCTGTCGCAGCGTCACGGCATCCGCATTCAGCTGCGCCCGTCGGACTCCGGCGGTACCACCGCGCTGGTCATGCTTCCGGTCGATGTCGCCCAGGGCGGCAAGAAGCCGGCTCCGGGCAAGCCCGGTCAGGGCGCCCCCCAGAGCGGTGGCCCGGCCGCGGCGCAGGCCGCCGCCGGTGCGGCCGCGGCCCGTCGCCAGGCACAGCAGGGCGGCGGGGCCTCCGGTCCCGCGGGCGGCCGGGGACTCGGCGCCGCCCCGCAGCGTGGGCAGGTGGGTCCCGGACAGGGCCAGCGTGCCGCGCTGCCCGGCAACGCCCCGGGCGGCCGTCCGGGCGGTCCGGGCGGACAGCAGGGTGGCGGCGGACTGTTCGAGCAGGGGTCGGCCCCCACCCCGCAGCAGGGCCGTACGGCCCCGGCGGGCGCGGGCGGCGGTGCCTTCGGACAGGGCGGCGCGGACCCGTTCCAGCCGGCCCAGGGCTTCCAGGACTCCGGCCCCCGTCAGGGCGGCTTCGGCGACGGTGCCCCGGGCCAGCGCCAGGGCGGCGGCTTCGGCGACGACCGCCAGACCGGCGCACCGCAGCAGCAACAGCAGCCTCAGCGGGCCAAGGAACGCGGTGGCCGCCGTCGTCCGCAGCTGCCCGGCCGCGGCGGTCCGCGCGCCGAGCTGCCCGGTGGCAGCCCGCAGCAGCGGACCCCGAGCTGGAGCGACGAGAACGCCCAGCCGCCGGCACCGCGTGCCTCGCTGGACGCCCCGCGCGGTCACGAGGAGCCGGACGCCCTGTCCGCGACCTCGCAGATGCCCCGCATCGACGACCGCCAGGGACCCGGCTCCACCTCCGAGTTCCCGCGGCCCGATTTCAACGCGCCGCCTCCCGGGGCCGGTGACGCCAATGACGGCGGTCAGTTCGTCCGCTCCGATGTCTTCGGCAGCTCCGGTCACGGCGGACCGAGCCAGTACCCGGCCGTCGGCCAGCAGGGCACCGGGCAGTACCCGGCCGTCGGCCACCAGGACACCGGCCAGTACCCCGCCGCGGGGCAGCAGGGCCAGTACCCGGCCACGGGCCAGCAGGGCACCGGCCAGTACCCGGCCGTCGGCGGCCACCAGGACACGGGGCAGTTCCCCGCCCCGGGGCAGCAGGGCCAGTACCCGGCCACGGGCCAGCAGGGCACCGGCCAGTACCCGGCCGTCGGCGGCCACCAGGGCACCGGCCAGTACCCCGCCGCGGGACACGCCCAGGACCCGGCCGCCACGGGCCAGTTCGCCGCGCAGGGCTACGACGCCTCCGGCACGGGCCAGTTCGCCGCCCAGCAGGGGTACGGGAACGCCCAGGACCCGGCTGCCACGGGCCAGTTCGACCGGTCCCGGACGGGCGGTGAGGGCTACGGTGCCTCCCGGCAGCCGGCCCCGCAGCGGCCCGCGCGCCGTCAGGAGCCCGAGGCCCTGCCGCCGGCTCCGTCCCCCGCTCAGGGCGACGGGCGCACGCCGCTGTACGACAACCTGGAGACCAACTGGTTCCACGGGCAGCAGGGCCAGGCCCCCGGGCAACAGGCCCCCGCGCAGCAGACCCCCCAGCAGCGTGCCCCCCAGCAGCAGACACCTCAGCAGCCCGCTCCCCAGCGGCAGGCTCCTCAGCAGCGCGCTCAGCAGCAGACTCCTCAGCAGCAGGCGTCCCAGCGTCAGGCTCCTGCGGCCTGGCGCAGCTCGCCGAACGACGAGCTCGTCCGCCAGGCCGAGCGGGTACGCCAGCCGGCCTCGGGCGGAGTGACCACCTCCGGGCTGCCGCGCCGGGTGCCGCGCGCCAACCTGGTGCCGGGCACGGCCCAGCAGCAACAGAACCACACCGGTCCGCAGGTCTCGCGTGCGCCCGACGACGTACGCGGCCGGCTGACCAACCTTCGACGGGGCATAGCCCAAGGTCGCCAGGCCAACACCGGCCAGACCGGCGACTTCCCCAGCCCCACTCACCAGCAGGAGCGATAG
- a CDS encoding fumarylacetoacetate hydrolase family protein — MRIARFSIDGNVAFGAVEGERPEELVLDIIKGIPFADFELSGTKVPLNKVRLLPPVLPNKVVAFGRNYAEHARELGHEVPDAPFAFFKPSTSVIGPGDEIAYPSFSQELHHEAELAVVIGRMCREVPRERVKDVILGYTCANDVTARDVQRREKQWARAKGFDTSCPLGPWVETDLDPGDLTIQLTVNGRQRQLGRTSEMIHSIEDLIVNISEAMTLLPGDVILTGTPAGVGPLSVGDEVAVTIEGIGTLTNKVIKRG, encoded by the coding sequence GTGCGCATCGCCAGATTCTCCATCGACGGGAACGTCGCCTTCGGCGCGGTCGAGGGCGAGAGGCCAGAGGAGCTCGTCCTCGACATCATCAAGGGCATCCCGTTCGCGGACTTCGAGCTCTCCGGCACCAAGGTGCCGTTGAACAAGGTCAGGCTGCTGCCGCCGGTGCTCCCCAACAAGGTCGTGGCCTTCGGCCGCAACTACGCCGAGCACGCGCGCGAGCTGGGCCACGAGGTGCCCGACGCCCCCTTCGCCTTCTTCAAGCCGTCCACCTCGGTGATCGGCCCCGGCGACGAGATCGCCTACCCCTCCTTCTCCCAGGAGCTGCACCACGAGGCCGAGCTCGCCGTGGTGATCGGCCGTATGTGCCGCGAGGTCCCGCGCGAGCGCGTCAAGGACGTGATCCTCGGTTACACCTGCGCCAACGACGTGACCGCGCGTGACGTCCAGCGGCGCGAGAAGCAGTGGGCCAGGGCCAAGGGCTTCGACACCTCCTGTCCCCTGGGCCCCTGGGTGGAGACCGACCTCGACCCGGGCGACCTCACCATCCAGCTCACGGTCAACGGGCGGCAGCGCCAGCTCGGCCGCACCAGCGAGATGATCCACTCGATCGAGGATCTGATCGTGAACATCTCCGAGGCCATGACGCTGCTCCCCGGCGACGTGATCCTCACGGGCACCCCCGCGGGGGTCGGCCCCCTCAGCGTCGGCGACGAGGTCGCCGTCACCATCGAAGGCATCGGCACTCTCACCAACAAGGTGATCAAGCGTGGCTAA
- the gltX gene encoding glutamate--tRNA ligase, producing the protein MANANVRVRFCPSPTGNPHVGLVRTALFNWAFARHTGGTFVFRIEDTDAARDSEESYLQLLDSLRWLGFDWDEGPEVGGPHTPYRQSQRMDIYQDVAQKLLDGGHAYRCYCTTEELDTRRDAARAAGKPSGYDGHCRELTAEQVAAYEAEGRAPIVRFRMPDETITFRDLVRGELTFTPENVPDYGIVRANGAPLYTLVNPVDDALMEITHVLRGEDLLSSTPRQVALYKALIELGIAKSVPEFGHLPYVMGEGNKKLSKRDPQSSLNLYRERGFLPEGLLNYLSLLGWSLSADRDIFTVEEMVAAFDITDVNPNPARFDLKKAEAINADHIRLLEVKDFTERCRPWLKAPFAPWAPEDFDEGKWQAIAPHAQTRVKVLSEITENVDFLFLAEPVSDEASWTKAMKEGSDALLRTAREKLDAADWTSAESLKEAVLAAGEAHGLKLGKAQAPVRVAVTGRTVGLPLFESLEVLGKERTLARIDAALAKLAA; encoded by the coding sequence GTGGCTAACGCGAACGTCCGCGTCCGTTTCTGTCCGTCCCCGACCGGCAACCCCCATGTGGGCCTGGTCCGCACCGCCCTGTTCAACTGGGCGTTCGCCCGCCACACCGGCGGTACGTTCGTCTTCCGCATCGAGGACACGGACGCGGCCCGCGACTCTGAGGAGTCCTACCTCCAGCTGCTGGACTCGCTGCGCTGGCTGGGCTTCGACTGGGACGAGGGCCCGGAGGTCGGCGGCCCCCACACGCCGTACCGCCAGTCGCAGCGGATGGACATCTACCAGGACGTCGCCCAGAAGCTCCTGGACGGGGGCCACGCCTACCGCTGCTACTGCACCACGGAGGAACTGGACACCCGCCGCGACGCCGCCCGCGCCGCCGGGAAGCCCTCCGGGTACGACGGTCACTGCCGCGAGCTGACCGCCGAGCAGGTGGCGGCCTACGAGGCCGAGGGGCGCGCGCCCATCGTGCGCTTCCGGATGCCCGACGAGACGATCACCTTCCGGGACCTGGTCCGGGGCGAGCTGACCTTCACCCCGGAGAACGTGCCGGACTACGGGATCGTCCGGGCGAACGGCGCTCCTCTGTACACCCTGGTGAACCCGGTCGACGACGCGCTGATGGAGATCACCCATGTGCTGCGCGGCGAGGACCTGCTCTCCTCCACCCCCCGCCAGGTCGCCCTGTACAAGGCGCTGATCGAGCTGGGCATCGCGAAGTCCGTGCCCGAGTTCGGCCATCTGCCGTATGTGATGGGCGAGGGCAACAAGAAGCTGTCCAAGCGTGACCCGCAGTCCTCGCTGAACCTGTACCGCGAGCGCGGCTTCCTGCCTGAGGGCCTGCTCAACTACCTGTCCCTGCTGGGCTGGTCGCTGTCCGCGGACCGTGACATCTTCACCGTCGAGGAGATGGTCGCCGCCTTCGACATCACGGATGTCAACCCCAACCCGGCCCGCTTCGACCTGAAGAAGGCCGAGGCGATCAACGCCGACCACATCCGGCTGCTCGAGGTGAAGGACTTCACCGAGCGCTGCCGGCCGTGGCTGAAGGCCCCCTTCGCGCCCTGGGCGCCGGAGGACTTCGACGAGGGCAAGTGGCAGGCGATCGCCCCGCACGCGCAGACCCGCGTCAAGGTGCTGTCCGAGATCACCGAGAACGTGGACTTCCTGTTCCTGGCGGAGCCGGTGTCCGACGAGGCGTCCTGGACCAAGGCCATGAAGGAGGGCAGCGACGCCCTGCTGCGCACGGCCCGCGAGAAGCTGGACGCGGCCGACTGGACCTCGGCGGAATCGCTGAAGGAGGCGGTTCTGGCCGCCGGTGAGGCCCATGGCCTCAAGCTCGGCAAGGCCCAGGCCCCGGTCCGGGTCGCCGTCACCGGCCGCACGGTCGGGCTGCCGCTCTTCGAGTCCCTTGAGGTCCTGGGCAAGGAGAGGACGCTGGCCCGCATCGACGCCGCGCTGGCGAAGCTGGCGGCGTAA
- a CDS encoding HAD family hydrolase, whose translation MAIRAVVWDIDDTLFDYTTADRAGMRNHLAAENLLDAFRTAEEALARWREITEIQWARFAAGEVSFEGQRRDRVRAFAGPELTDAEADDWFRRYLRHYEAAWALFPDVLPVLDLLAVGHRHAVLSNSSLTVQDRKLRVLGVRDRFEAVLCAVELGVSKPEARAFHAACDALGLAPHEVAYVGDHPEIDGRGASEAGLLSVWIDRTGAGTAVDGGGTGVRASAGPHRIGSLAELPAVLRTDTRFGAPSTFG comes from the coding sequence ATGGCGATCAGAGCAGTGGTCTGGGACATCGACGACACCCTCTTCGACTACACCACCGCCGACCGCGCCGGCATGCGGAACCACCTGGCGGCCGAGAACCTGCTCGACGCCTTCCGTACCGCGGAGGAGGCCCTCGCGCGCTGGCGGGAGATCACCGAGATCCAGTGGGCGCGGTTCGCGGCCGGGGAGGTCTCCTTCGAGGGGCAGCGCCGGGACCGGGTGCGGGCCTTCGCGGGCCCGGAGCTGACCGACGCGGAGGCCGACGACTGGTTCCGGCGGTACCTGCGCCATTACGAGGCGGCCTGGGCCCTCTTCCCGGACGTCCTGCCGGTCCTCGACCTGCTCGCCGTCGGCCACCGCCATGCGGTGCTGTCGAACTCCAGCCTCACCGTCCAGGACCGCAAGCTGCGGGTGCTGGGTGTCCGCGACCGCTTCGAGGCCGTGCTGTGCGCCGTGGAGCTCGGCGTCTCGAAGCCCGAGGCGCGGGCCTTCCACGCCGCCTGCGACGCACTGGGGCTGGCCCCGCACGAGGTCGCCTATGTGGGTGATCATCCGGAGATCGACGGCCGGGGCGCCTCCGAGGCCGGTCTGCTCTCCGTATGGATCGACCGCACGGGCGCGGGCACCGCCGTGGACGGGGGCGGCACGGGGGTCCGCGCGTCCGCCGGCCCGCACCGGATCGGCTCCCTCGCCGAACTCCCCGCGGTACTCCGCACGGATACCCGTTTTGGAGCGCCGTCCACCTTCGGGTAA
- a CDS encoding MerR family transcriptional regulator: MRLAELSTRSGVSTTTIKFYLREGLLPPGRRVTATQSDYDEGHLRRLRLVRALIQVGRIPVASARDVLAALADDRLSPNERLGTATWALPHGPAPDETDPAVEAARHTADELMDRLGWGRGSTADPLPTAPARGTLVTAIAALSRLGYPCSAEDLEPYGRAAERIAATDLDMVERYGTPDEQVEAAVALTVLYEPVVLSLRRLAEVEESHRRFVEE; this comes from the coding sequence ATGCGACTGGCGGAGCTGAGCACACGCAGCGGCGTCTCCACGACGACGATCAAGTTCTATCTGCGTGAGGGGCTGCTGCCCCCGGGCCGCCGGGTCACGGCCACCCAGTCCGACTACGACGAGGGGCATCTGCGGCGGCTGCGACTGGTGCGGGCGCTGATCCAGGTGGGACGCATCCCGGTCGCCTCGGCCCGGGACGTGCTGGCGGCCCTGGCGGACGACAGACTGAGTCCCAACGAACGCCTGGGCACCGCCACATGGGCGCTGCCGCACGGCCCGGCGCCCGACGAGACCGATCCCGCCGTCGAGGCCGCCCGGCACACGGCCGACGAACTCATGGACCGCCTCGGCTGGGGCCGGGGTTCCACGGCCGATCCGCTGCCCACGGCGCCGGCACGCGGAACGCTGGTGACCGCGATCGCGGCGCTCTCCCGGCTCGGCTACCCGTGCTCCGCCGAGGACTTGGAGCCGTACGGGCGCGCGGCGGAGCGGATCGCCGCCACCGACCTGGACATGGTCGAGCGTTACGGAACACCGGACGAGCAGGTGGAGGCCGCGGTGGCACTGACGGTGCTGTACGAGCCGGTCGTGCTCAGCCTGCGGCGGCTGGCGGAGGTCGAGGAGTCCCACCGCCGGTTCGTCGAGGAGTGA
- a CDS encoding DUF4188 domain-containing protein gives MSMKPIEGRMTAASEGEMVVFLIGVRINSFTAVRSWWPVLSAMGPMLKELVDDRDSGLLGYESQLSGVREVGYVQYWESREKLLAYAAAPDRKHHPAWAAFNRRVREGRGKVGFWHETYVVPAGSYESVYVNMPESGLAKATGVMPVGRRGERAADRLRKP, from the coding sequence ATGAGCATGAAGCCGATCGAAGGGCGTATGACCGCCGCGAGCGAGGGCGAGATGGTCGTCTTCCTCATCGGGGTGCGGATCAACAGCTTCACCGCGGTGCGCAGTTGGTGGCCGGTGCTCAGCGCGATGGGCCCGATGCTCAAGGAGCTCGTGGACGACCGGGACAGCGGACTCCTCGGCTATGAGTCCCAGCTGAGCGGGGTGCGCGAGGTCGGGTATGTGCAGTACTGGGAGTCCAGGGAGAAGCTTCTCGCCTATGCCGCGGCGCCCGACAGGAAGCACCACCCGGCCTGGGCCGCCTTCAACCGGCGGGTGCGCGAGGGGAGGGGCAAGGTCGGCTTCTGGCACGAGACCTATGTGGTCCCGGCCGGGTCCTATGAGTCCGTCTATGTGAACATGCCCGAGTCGGGCCTGGCCAAGGCCACCGGGGTCATGCCCGTGGGCCGCCGGGGAGAGCGGGCGGCCGACCGGCTGCGGAAGCCCTGA
- the ndgR gene encoding IclR family transcriptional regulator NdgR, with product MDNSSGVGVLDKAALVLSALESGPATLAGLVGTTGLARPTAHRLAVALEHHRMVARDMQGRFILGPRLAELAAAAGEDRLLATAGPVLTHLRDVTGESAQLYRRQGDMRICVAAAERLSGLRDTVPVGSTLTMKAGSSAQILMAWEEPERLHRGLQGARFTATALSGVRRRGWAQSIGEREPGVASVSAPVRGPSNRVVAAVSVSGPIERLTRHPGRMHAQAVIDAAARLSEALRRAG from the coding sequence ATGGACAACAGTAGCGGCGTCGGCGTTCTGGACAAGGCGGCCCTCGTCCTGAGCGCTCTGGAGTCCGGTCCGGCCACCCTGGCGGGTCTGGTCGGCACCACCGGACTGGCACGACCCACGGCCCACCGCCTGGCCGTGGCGCTGGAGCACCACCGCATGGTGGCGCGTGACATGCAGGGCCGCTTCATCCTCGGCCCCAGGCTGGCCGAGCTGGCCGCGGCGGCGGGCGAGGACCGTCTGCTGGCGACGGCGGGGCCCGTGCTGACCCATCTCCGCGATGTCACGGGCGAGAGCGCGCAGCTCTACCGCCGCCAGGGGGACATGCGGATCTGTGTCGCCGCCGCGGAGCGGCTGTCCGGCCTCCGGGACACGGTGCCGGTCGGCTCGACGCTCACCATGAAGGCCGGTTCCTCGGCGCAGATCCTGATGGCCTGGGAGGAGCCGGAGCGGCTGCACCGCGGACTGCAGGGGGCCCGCTTCACGGCGACGGCGCTGTCGGGTGTGCGGCGTCGCGGCTGGGCCCAGTCCATCGGGGAGCGCGAGCCGGGCGTGGCCTCGGTGTCCGCCCCGGTGCGCGGCCCCTCCAACCGTGTGGTGGCCGCGGTCTCGGTCTCCGGGCCCATCGAGCGTCTGACGCGTCACCCGGGCCGGATGCACGCCCAGGCGGTCATCGACGCGGCCGCCCGTCTCTCGGAAGCGCTGCGCCGCGCCGGCTGA